Proteins encoded in a region of the Onthophagus taurus isolate NC chromosome 10, IU_Otau_3.0, whole genome shotgun sequence genome:
- the LOC111428409 gene encoding uncharacterized protein isoform X2 has protein sequence MLIRLRVAELVTIFMLSNLRISSSQETPSLFSCPNGWELRGLYCYKFFNINHSWEKAADLCRRYGSDLMAVESYTENNVTASIAAPTVGLERRSANHYWLGLASLDDLKTNTLESAAGTLVSQYSGFWSLNQPDPKSGECVDVALTRDRQSWELTTCESLLPFMCRSKACPVGSFHCSNGNCINEAFKCDKQDDCGDFSDEIDCASNCNFYMASSGDVVESPYYPQKYTPLTNCKWTLEGPQGHNILLQFQEFETEKTFDTVQIFAGGRTEDTSVNLATLSGKQDLTNRSFVSASNFMIVKFSTDGSVEKKGFRASWKTEPQICGGTLRATPQGQVLTSPGYPEQYPGGLECLYIIQSQPGRIITLEIDDLDLDNTRDYILIRDGSSPRDQPIARLTGDLENNPRIVMSTNSQLYLYFKTSLGDSKRGFRLRYAQGCKAMIVAKNGTLTSPAFGLANYPSNQECLFKIKNPGGGPLSLNFIKFDVDKSDNVQVYDGSSTSGLKLHSGSGFSATSLPKITLTASSGEMLVRFTSDALHNSKGWEASYSADCPALKPGFGALSSSRDTAFKTVITFTCPTGQEFATGQHRITTTCLPGGNWSISYIPNCQEVYCGPVPQIDNGFSIGSTNVTYRGQATYQCYAGFAFPTGKPIEKISCLSDGKWEKKPSCLASQCSTLPEVPHANVTVLNGLGRSYGTIVRYECEPGYVRSGHPVILCMSNGTWSGDVPSCTKAKCPKFPEIQNGFITDTSRNYYFKDEARVQCYKGYKLIGSNIMRCGENQMFNNPPKCDDINECVTSQCDLASTECMNTPGSFSCKCRKGFAPNLECRPVGDLGLINGGIPDDSITVSSVEEGYHKGMVRLNSGGGWCGNSLDPGSNWVLIDLKAPTIIRGFRTMSISRPDGTVAFTSAVRIQYTDDLTDVFKDYRNPDGTAVEFRILEPTLSILNLPVPIEAQYVKFKLQDFVGSPCLKLEVMGCTRLECADINECAIDDGGCEQKCINSPGDYSCGCTVGYELYTKNGTAGFNIEKSENGVRDGDTYQINKTCVPVMCPTLNPPENGIIISTKEKFHFGNIVRFQCNFGYVMAGSSALICTSTGAWNGTVPTCQYANCVSLPDDKGEGLKVLRADDTSVLVPFRENVTLNCGLNGRDLRKTSTSSFRQCVYDPKPGLPDYWLSGSKPACPKSNCGKPPPTPGAVYGDFVDTKYQSSFFFGCQNTFKMAGQSSKHDNVVRCQANGVWDFGDLRCEGPVCEDPGRPSDGYQLARSYEQGSEVSFNCNRPGYILINPRPITCVREPECKVVRPLGLASGLIPDSAINATTQRPNYEAKNVRLNSVTGWCGKQEAFTYVSVDLGKVYRVKAILVKGVVTNDIVGRPTEIRFFYKQAEHENYVVYFPNFNLTMRDPGNYGELAMISLPKYVQARFVILGIVSYMDNPCLKFELMGCDEPEEEPLLGYDYGYSPCVDNETPVFQNCPQQPIVVEKDANGGLLPVNFTEPTAVDNSGSIARLEVKPQHFKTPAYIFEDTVVKYVAFDYDGNVAICEINITVPDNTPPKLSCPQSYVIELVDRQDSYVVNFNETRRRINATDASGEVFVTFTPDRASIQIGGYENVTVTAADKYGNKAHCHFQVSVQATRCVDWELEAPVNGAKTCSATDRGLQCVASCNPGYRFTDGEPVKTFSCDPKTTWKPTSVVPDCVSEDTQQAAYHVVPTIKYRANGAVPQSCMKQYMDLLGQYYQDMNKILTQRCSAVNVNMNVSIIKGVPTLVEENVVKIDYILAVIPAVRQPQLYELCGSTLNLIFDLSVPYASAAIDILLNIQSISNQCPPLKALSSNITRGFTCSVGEVLNMDTNDVPRCLHCPAGTFAGEKQKECSYCPHGFYQNLDRQGSCMRCPTGTYTKEEGSKSINDCIPVCGYGTYSPTGLVPCLECPRNSYTGDPPTSGFKECQACPANTFTYQPAAPGKDYCRPRCNPGFYSPTGLAPCSACPRDFYQPKTGQTTCMECSSNMRTENSASTGREACQSVQCTEGACQHGGLCVPMGHGIQCFCPAGFSGRRCEIDIDECSSQPCYNGGTCIDQPQGYKCQCPPGYSGINCQDERSDCGNNTCPERAMCKDEPGYNNYTCLCRSGYTGDDCDITIDPCSANGNPCSNGATCMALQQGRFMCQCLPGWEGQICEINTNDCAENPCLLNANCTDLVADFSCSCPPGFKGKRCQEKIDLCAKIPCKNGVCVDKLFYHQCVCQPGWTGEACESNINDCMSNPCEHSGQCIDLIDDYTCTCEPGFTGKRCQHQIDFCASKPCQNGASCMNQVEGFTCKCRPGFVGLQCEAEIDECLSDPCNSAGTERCVDLDNKFLCMCREGYSGVYCEENIDDCVSEPCLNGGTCRDNVGGYQCICPPGWSGVNCQYDIGTCQSTPCQNDARCINLFQDFFCVCPSGTDGKRCEIAPQRCLGNPCMHSGKCHDFGSGLNCSCANSFTGIGCQYEYDACQSGDCKNGATCLNHGNGFQCVCPSGYTGRFCDEDIVDCKENSCPPSATCIDLTGKFYCQCPFNLTGEDCRKTISVDYDLYFSDSSRSSASQVIPFYTGSPSSLTIAMWVQFIEKDESGIFFTLYAVSSKHVANDRKVLIQANSNGIQVSLFPDIQDVYLSYRDYTTINDAQWHHIAIVWDGENGGELKLITEGLIASKVEGYGGGRKLSEYGWVTLGKPRSGNPKAYTESGFQGHLTKVQIWGRALDVTSEIQKQVRDCKTEPVLYRGLVLTWAGYEDTAGGVERIVPSVCGQRKCPSGYVGPRCQELQVDKIPPRVEYCPGDLWVIARNGSAIVSWDEPHFSDNVKIEKIQESNGHRPGQTLLWGVYQIAYVAYDAVGNTATCTFKISVLSEFCPELPEPIGGVQTCKDWGAGGQFKVCEISCNPGLSFSQEVPKFYTCGAEGFWRPTQNPSLPMIYPACSPARPAQRVFRISMLFPTSVLCNEAGQGVLRQRVKNAVNALNRDWNFCSFSVEGTRECEKLDIGVKCEHKVNRITREAKEEDEREIYVLDAEVPIKSDPVINSNTNERSIVKDLLEKLILEEAQFDVHDILPNTVPDPSSLILDSDYACPVGQVVMAPDCVPCAQGSYYEKETKKCILCPMGSYQSETGQTQCMSCPVIAGRQGVTIGPGARSAADCKERCPAGKYYDHDAGLCRSCGYGFYQPDEGQFSCKICGLGKTTRTNEATSVKECRDECGSGMQLAVDGKCEPCPRGTYRMQGIQASCLPCPLGRTTPKVGGVSIEECSLPVCTPGTYLNGTLNSCEECKKGWYQPESQQTTCLPCPPNTSTKGPGAINAAECTNPCEMMGSNMHCDPNAYCLLIPETSDFKCECKPGFNGTGKVCIDVCDGYCENDGHCVKDVRGLPTCRCIGSFTGKHCAEKSEFAYIAGGIAASVILIIFIVLLIWMICARANRRREPKKLLTPATDQNGSQVNFYYGAPPYAESIAPSHHSTYAHYYDDEEDGWEMPNFYNETYMKESLHNGMNGKMNSLARSNASIYGTKDDLYDRLKRHAYPGKKDKSDSDSEAGQ, from the exons ATGCTAATTAGGTTAAGAGTGGCCGAATTGGTCACCATATTTATGTTAAGTAATCTAAGGATATCATCATCTCAG GAAACGCCGAGCTTATTTAGCTGTCCAAACG GATGGGAACTTAGGGGATTGTACTGTTATaagtttttcaatattaaccATTCGTGGGAGAAAGCGGCCGATCTCTGCAGACG aTATGGAAGTGATTTGATGGCAGTGGAGTCATACACAGAGAATAATGTAACAGCATCGATAGCAGCACCAACAGTCGGTTTGGAACGGAGAAGTGCAAACCATTATTGGCTGGGCTTGGCATCGTTAGATGACCTAAAAACGAACACTCTAGAGTCGGCAGCGGGTACCCTCGTGTCACAGTACTCCG GATTTTGGTCATTGAATCAACCCGATCCAAAATCAGGTGAATGTGTCGACGTAGCACTAACGCGTGATCGACAATCATGGGAATTAACAACTTGCGAAAGTCTTTTACCCTTTATGTGTCGATCAAAAGCTTGCCCCGTTGGTTCCTTCCACTGTTCCAATGGAAACTGTATAAACGAAGCATTCAAATGCGACAAACAAGACGATTGTGGCGATTTCTCCGACGAAATCGATTGCGCATCAAATTGTAACTTTTACATGGCGAGTAGTGGGGATGTAGTCGAAAGCCCTTATTATCCTCAAAAGTACACCCCGCTAACCAATTGCAAATGGACTTTAGAAGGTCCTCAAGGCCACAACATCCTCCTCCAATTTCAAGAATTCGAAACGGAAAAAACTTTTGACACTGTACAAATTTTTGCTGGGGGAAGAACCGAAGATACCTCAGTTAATTTAGCTACGTTATCAGGAAAACAAGATTTAACAAACAGATCTTTTGTATCAGCTTCGAATTTTATGATCGTTAAATTTAGTACTGATGGAAGTGTTGAGAAGAAAGGATTTAGAGCATCTTGGAAAACTGAGCCACAAATTTGTGGGGGTACATTAAGAGCTACACCGCAAGGACAAGTTTTAACATCCCCCGGATACCCTGAACAATATCCGGGAGGGTTAGAATGTCTTTACATCATCCAATCCCAACCAGGAAGAATCATAACTTTAGAAATCGACGATTTAGATTTAGACAACACAAGAGATTACATTTTAATTCGCGATGGAAGTTCACCGAGAGATCAACCGATTGCTCGCTTAACAGGAGACTTAGAAAATAACCCAAGAATTGTGATGTCCACAAATAGCCAGTTATATCTTTATTTCAAAACCAGTCTTGGTGATTCCAAACGAGGATTTAGATTGAGATACGCCCAAGGTTGTAAAGCAATGATTGTCGCTAAAAATGGAACGTTAACATCTCCAGCCTTTGGATTAGCAAATTATCCGAGTAACCAAGagtgtttatttaaaattaaaaaccccGGTGGCGGACCTTTATCGTTAAACTTCATCAAATTCGATGTTGATAAATCAGATAACGTTCAAGTTTACGACGGATCAAGCACAAGTggattaaaattacattcGGGTTCAGGATTTAGCGCTACCTCACTTCCAAAGATTACTTTAACAGCTTCCAGTGGGGAAATGTTGGTGAGATTTACTTCGGATGCGCTTCATAACAGTAAAGGATGGGAGGCGTCATATTCGGCTGATTGTCCAGCCTTAAAACCGGGTTTTGGTGCTTTATCTTCAAGCAGAGACACCGCTTTCAAAACGGTTATAACATTCACGTGTCCAACTGGACAAGAATTTGCTACGGGCCAACATAGAATAACAACTACTTGCCTTCCCGGTGGAAATTGGTCAATCAGTTATATCCCTAACTGCCAAGAAGTTTATTGCGGACCAGTTCCACAAATAGATAACGGTTTCTCCATTGGTTCCACAAACGTTACTTATCGAGGCCAAGCAACTTATCAATGTTACGCGGGATTTGCCTTCCCAACTGGAAAACCAATCGAAAAAATTTCTTGTTTATCCGACGGAAAATGGGAAAAGAAACCGTCATGTTTAGCATCACAATGTAGCACTTTACCAGAAGTACCACACGCAAACGTCACCGTTTTGAACGGTTTAGGAAGAAGTTATGGCACGATTGTTCGATACGAATGCGAACCCGGATATGTACGAAGTGGACATCCGGTTATTTTATGCATGAGTAACGGAACTTGGTCCGGCGATGTCCCATCGTGCACCAAAGCGAAATGCCCGAAATTTCCCGAAATTCAAAACGGATTTATCACGGACACCTCAAGAAATTACTATTTCAAAGACGAAGCTCGCGTTCAATGTTACAAAGGTTACAAACTCATTGGAAGTAACATAATGAGATGTGGCGAAAACCAGATGTTTAACAACCCGCCTAAATGCGATGATATCAACGAATGCGTTACGAGTCAATGTGATTTGGCTTCGACGGAATGCATGAATACTCCTGGATCGTTTTCGTGTAAATGCAGAAAAGGATTTGCACCTAATTTGGAATGTAGACCGGTTGGTGATTTGGGTTTGATCAACGGTGGGATTCCTGATGATTCTATAACGGTTTCGAGTGTGGAAGAGGGTTATCATAAAGGGATGGTACGATTAAATAGTGGGGGTGGTTGGTGTGGGAACTCGCTAGATCCTGGTTCAAATTGGGTATTAATCGACTTGAAAGCACCAACAATCATCAGAGGTTTCAGAACGATGAGTATATCAAGACCGGATGGAACGGTAGCTTTTACATCGGCAGTTAGAATCCAATACACCGATGATTTAACGGATGTCTTCAAAGATTACCGAAATCCTGACGGAACAGCAGTTGAGTTTAGAATTTTAGAACCAACCCTTTCCATTTTGAATTTACCAGTTCCCATTGAAGCGCAATACGTGAAATTTAAGCTACAAGATTTCGTGGGATCTCCTTGTCTTAAACTGGAAGTAATGGGATGTACAAGATTGGAATGTGCTGATATTAACGAGTGCGCAATTGATGATGGGGGTTGTGAACAAAAGTGTATAAATAGCCCCGGGGATTATTCTTGTGGATGTACCGTTGGATACGAGTTATACACAAAGAATGGAACTGCTGGGTTTAACATCGAAAAAAGCGAAAACGGAGTCCGCGACGGAGATACTtaccaaattaataaaacttgcGTCCCAGTTATGTGCCCAACACTTAATCCCCCCGAAAACGGCATCATCATATCAACGAAAGAAAAATTCCATTTTGGAAATATTGTACGGTTCCAATGTAATTTTGGATATGTTATGGCTggatcttcagctttaatttgtacAAGCACCGGGGCTTGGAATGGAACAGTTCCAACATGCCAATACGCTAATTGTGTTTCACTTCCTGATGATAAAGGAGAAGGACTTAAAGTACTTCGGGCTGATGATACAAGCGTTTTAGTTCCGTTCCGTGAAAATGTAACTTTAAATTGTGGCCTCAATGGAAGAGATCTAAGAAAAACTTCAACATCTAGTTTTAGACAATGCGTTTATGACCCAAAACCTGGTCTACCCGATTATTGGCTAAGTGGTTCAAAACCGGCCTGTCCAAAATCAAACTGTGGGAAACCTCCACCAACACCCGGGGCGGTTTACGGAGACTTCGTCGACACAAAATATCAATCCTCTTTCTTTTTCGGTTGTCAAAACACCTTTAAAATGGCTGGGCAAAGTAGTAAACACGATAACGTCGTTAGATGCCAAGCAAATGGAGTTTGGGATTTCGGCGATTTACGATGTGAAGGTCCCGTTTGTGAAGACCCGGGAAGACCTAGCGATGGATATCAATTAGCTAGAAGTTACGAACAAGGTTCTGaagttagttttaattgcAATCGGCCCGGTTATATCTTAATCAACCCAAGACCAATAACCTGCGTTCGAGAACCCGAATGTAAAGTCGTTAGACCATTAGGATTAGCATCCGGCTTAATTCCCGATTCTGCCATTAATGCGACCACACAACGACCGAACTACGAAGCTAAAAATGTTAGATTAAACTCCGTAACCGGTTGGTGTGGCAAACAAGAAGCTTTTACTTACGTAAGTGTGGATTTAGGAAAAGTTTATAGAGTAAAAGCTATCTTGGTGAAAGGAGTAGTAACTAATGATATCGTTGGAAGACCAACTGAAATTCGCTTCTTCTATAAACAAGCCGAACATGAAAACTACGTCGTTTATTtcccaaattttaatttgacgaTGCGAGATCCCGGAAATTACGGCGAATTAGCGATGATCTCCTTGCCAAAATACGTCCAAGCAAGATTTGTTATCTTAGGAATTGTAAGTTATATGGATAACCCTTGCTTAAAATTCGAATTAATGGGGTGTGACGAACCAGAAGAAGAACCACTTTTGGGGTACGATTACGGATATTCTCCATGCGTCGATAACGAAACACCAGTATTCCAAAATTGTCCCCAACAACCAATTGTTGTTGAAAAAGACGCAAACGGGGGGCTTCTCCCCGTTAATTTCACCGAACCAACAGCCGTAGATAACTCTGGGAGCATCGCCCGATTAGAAGTAAAACCACAACACTTCAAAACACCTGCTTATATCTTTGAAGACACCGTTGTTAAATATGTCGCGTTTGATTACGATGGAAACGTTGCAATTTGCGAAATTAACATCACCGTACCAGATAACACCCCCCCAAAATTAAGTTGCCCGCAAAGTTACGTCATCGAATTAGTTGATCGCCAAGATAGTTACGTAGTAAACTTCAACGAAACTCGTCGAAGAATTAACGCAACCGATGCTTCAGGAGAAGTCTTCGTTACTTTTACTCCGGATAGAGCGTCAATTCAAATCGGGGGATACGAAAATGTAACAGTAACTGCAGCAGATAAATACGGAAATAAAGCGCATTGTCACTTCCAAGTTTCAGTCCAAGCAACGAGATGTGTTGACTGGGAATTAGAAGCACCGGTAAATGGGGCGAAAACTTGTAGCGCAACGGATCGTGGTCTTCAATGCGTCGCCAGTTGTAACCCCGGGTATCGATTCACCGATGGAGAACCAGTTAAAACATTCTCTTGTGATCCAAAAACAACTTGGAAACCAACTTCCGTTGTACCAGATTGTGTCTCTGAGGATACTCAACAAGCTGCTTATCACGTTGTGCCAACAATTAAATATCGGGCAAATGGGGCTGTGCCACAAAGTTGTATGAAACAGTACATGGATTTACTTGGGCAATATTATCAAGATATGAATAAGATATTAACGCAACGTTGTTCTGCGGTTAATGTAAACATGAATGTATCTATCATCAAAGGAGTCCCGACGTTAGTTGAAGAGAATGTggttaaaatcgattatatcCTTGCTGTGATACCCGCAGTGAGACAACCTCAACTTTATGAACTTTGCGGATCAacacttaatttaatttttgatctcTCCGTGCCATATGCAAGCGCAGCAATTGATATTCTTCTAAACATTCAATCGATTTCTAATCAATGCCCACCTCTTAAGGCTCTTTCTTCAAATATCACCAGAGGATTCACTTGCAGTGTTGGAGAAGTTCTTAATATGGATACAAATGATGTTCCACGTTGTt tGCATTGTCCTGCAGGAACCTTTGCtggggaaaaacaaaaagaatgtAGTTATTGCCCACAtggattttatcaaaatttagaTCGACAAGGATCTTGTATGCGGTGCCCAACTGGTACTTACACTAAAGAAGAAGGTTCGAAGAGCATCAACGACTGTATTCCTGTTTGTGGTTATGGAACTTATTCCCCAACTGGTCTCGTACCTTGCTTGGAATGTCCAAGAAATAGTTACACTGGTGACCCACCGACCAGCGGATTTAAAGAATGTCAAGCTTGCCCCGCAAATACTTTTACTTATCAACCCGCAGCGCCAGGAAAAGATTATTGTCGCCCGAGATGTAACCCCGGGTTTTATTCCCCAACCGGATTAGCTCCTTGTTCTGCTTGCCCGCGAGATTTCTACCAACCAAAAACCGGCCAAACCACCTGCATGGAATGCTCATCAAATATGCGAACAGAAAATTCAGCTTCAACCGGAAGAGAAGCGTGCCAATCAGTGCAATGTACTGAAGGGGCTTGCCAACACGGAGGTCTTTGCGTACCAATGGGGCACGGAATTCAATGTTTCTGTCCAGCTGGATTTTCAGGGCGACGTTGCGAAATTGATATCGATGAATGTTCCTCACAACCGTGTTATAACGGAGGAACTTGTATTGATCAACCCCAAGGATATAAATGTCAATGTCCACCCGGTTATTCCGGAATAAACTGCCAAGATGAACGATCTGATTGTGGAAATAACACTTGCCCCGAACGAGCGATGTGCAAAGATGAACCCGGATACAACAATTACACATGCTTATGCAGATCTGGATACACCGGAGACGATTGTGATATCACAATTGATCCTTGTTCAGCCAACGGAAATCCTTGCAGTAACGGCGCAACTTGCATGGCTTTACAACAAGGACGATTCATGTGCCAATGTCTCCCAGGTTGGGAAGGTCAAATTTGCGAAATCAATACCAACGATTGCGCCGAAAACCCTTGTTTACTAAACGCAAATTGTACAGATCTCGTAGCAGATTTTAGTTGTTCATGCCCGCCAGGATTTAAAGGAAAACGCTGCCaagaaaaaatcgatttatgcGCCAAAATCCCATGCAAAAACGGCGTTTGCGTCGACAAACTCTTCTATCACCAATGCGTCTGTCAACCCGGTTGGACTGGAGAAGCTTGCGAATCCAACATCAACGACTGCATGAGTAACCCTTGCGAACACAGCGGCCAATGCATTGATTTAATCGACGATTACACTTGCACCTGCGAACCTGGATTCACCGGAAAGAGATGTCAACATCAAATCGATTTTTGCGCTTCGAAACCGTGCCAGAACGGTGCAAGTTGCATGAATCAAGTGGAAGGATTTACTTGTAAGTGCAGACCGGGTTTTGTCGGACTACAATGCGAAGCAGAAATTGATGAGTGTCTAAGTGATCCTTGCAATTCCGCCGGAACGGAAAGATGTGTTGATttggataataaatttttgtgtaTGTGCCGTGAAGGTTACTCTGGGGTTTATTGCGAAGAAAATATCGATGATTGCGTCTCAGAACCTTGCTTAAATGGGGGTACTTGCCGAGATAACGTTGGAGGATATCAATGTATTTGCCCTCCTGGTTGGAGCGGAGTTAATTGCCAATATGATATTGGAACATGCCAAAGTACACCGTGTCAAAATGATGCAagatgtattaatttattccaAGATTTCTTTTGTGT aTGTCCATCTGGAACGGACGGAAAACGTTGCGAAATTGCACCTCAACGCTGCCTTGGAAATCCTTGTATGCACAGTGGGAAATGCCATGATTTCGGATCGGGTCTAAACTGTTCTTGCGCGAATAGTTTCACTGGAATTGGGTGTCAATACGAATACGATGCGTGTCAATCAGGTGATTGCAAGAATGGGGCAACTTGTTTAAATCACGGAAATGGATTCCAATGTGTTTGTCCTTCGGGATATACAGGAAGATTTTGCGATGAAGATATCGTTGATTGCAAAGAAAACTCTTGCCCACCGAGCGCAACTTGTATTGATTTAACCGGAAAATTTTATTGCCAGTGTCCTTTTAATTTAACTGGAGAGGATTGTAGGAAAA caattTCAGTGGATTATGATTTGTACTTTAGTGATTCATCGAGAAGCTCAGCTTCTCAAGTTATTCCTTTCTACACCGGATCACCTTCAAGTCTTACAATCGCGATGTGGGTCCAATTTATTGAGAAAGATGAGAGTGGAATCTTTTTCACTTTATATGCAGTCTC GTCTAAACACGTCGCTAATGACCGAAAAGTTTTGATACAAGCAAATTCAAACGGAATCCAAGTTTCGCTTTTCCCCGATATCCAAGATGTTTATCTCAGTTATAGAGATTACACCACCATAAACGACGCTCAATGGCACCACATCGCAATCGTTTGGGATGGAGAAAACGGCGGggaattaaagttaataacCGAAGGATTAATCGCGAGTAAAGTGGAGGGTTATGGTGGAGGAAGAAAGTTATCAGAATA TGGTTGGGTAACTTTGGGTAAACCAAGATCGGGAAATCCAAAAGCATACACGGAATCTGGTTTTCAAGGGCATTTAACAAAGGTGCAAATTTGGGGTCGCGCTTTGGATGTTACATCAGAAATTCAAAAGCAAGTGCGCGATTGTAAAACGGAACCGGTTCTTTACCGAGGTTTGGTATTAACTTGGGCTGGATATGAAGACACCGCCGGAGGCGTTGAAAGGATTGTGCCATCGGTTTGTGGGCAAAGAAAATGTCCATCTGGATACGTCGGACCTCGCTGTCAAGAACTGCAAGTTGATAAAATACCACCTCGCGTTGAATATTGCCCAGGGGATCTTTGGGTTATTGCCAGAAATGGATCTGCGATTGTTAGCTGGGATGAGCCTCATTTTAGTGATAAcgttaaaatcgaaaaaatacaagaaagtAATGGACATCGTCCGGGGCAAACCCTGTTATGGGGGGTTTATCAAATCGCTTATGTTGCGTATGACGCAGTGGGAAACACGGCGACTTGCACGTTTAAAATCTCGGTTTTATCCGAATTTTGTCCGGAATTACCAGAACCTATAGGTGGGGTCCAAACTTGTAAAGATTGGGGCGCGGGGGGTCAATTCAAAGTTTGCGAAATTTCTTGCAACCCCGGATTAAGTTTTTCACAAGAAGTTCCTAAATTCTATACTTGCGGAGCTGAAGGATTTTGGCGACCAACACAAAATCCTAGTTTACCCATGATTTATCCGGCTTGCTCACCAGCAAGACCAGCTCAAAGGGTATTTAGAATCTCAATGCTTTTCCCGACATCTGTGCTTTGTAACGAAGCCGGTCAAGGAGTTCTTCGACAAAGAGTAAAGAACGCGGTTAATGCCTTGAATAGGGATTGGAACTTCTGCTCATTTTCCGTCGAAGGAACAAGGGAGTGCGAAAAACTTGATATTGGAGTTAAATGTGAACACAAAGTGAATCGGATTACGAGAGAAGcgaaagaagaagatgaaagagaaatttatgttttagatGCTGAGGTTCCAATTAAAtc CGATCCCGTAATAAACTCCAACACAAATGAACGCTCAATCGTAAAGGATCTccttgaaaaattgattttggaGGAAGCTCAATTTGACGTCCACGATATTTTACCGAACACAGTTCCAGATCCGTCTTCTCTCATCCTCGATTCAGATTACGCGTGTCCTGTTGGACAAGTTGTTATGGCCCCTGATTGTG taCCATGCGCACAAGGAAGTTACTACgaaaaagaaacaaagaaaTGTATTTTATGCCCAATGGGTTCCTATCAAAGCGAAACCGGTCAAACTCAATGCATGTCGTGCCCTGTTATCGCTGGAAGACAAGGAGTAACAATCGGTCCTGGCGCAAGAAGCGCCGCGGATTGCAAAGAACGATGCCCAGCTGGGAAATATTACGACCACGACGCTGGTTTATGCAGGAGTTGCGGTTACGGATTCTATCAACCCGATGAGGGACAATTCTCCTGCAAAATCTGCGGATTAGGAAAAACGACGagaactaacgaagcaacttcCGTTAAAGAATGCAGAGATGAATGTGGAAGTGGAATGCAGTTGGCGGTTGATGGAAAATGCGAACCTTGCCCAAGAGGAACTTATCGCATGCAAGGAATACAAGCATCCTGCTTACCATGCCCCTTAGGAAGAACAACCCCAAAAGTCGGCGGGGTTAGCATCGAAGAATGCTCATTGCCAGTTTGTACACCCGGAACATACCTAAACGGGACCTTAAACAGTTGCGAAGAATGTAAAAAAGGATGGTACCAACCCGAATCTCAACAAACAACTTGCTTACCGTGCCCACCAAACACAAGCACGAAAGGGCCGGGCGCTATAAACGCGGCGGAATGCACGAATCCTTGTGAAATGATGGGTTCTAACATGCATTGTGACCCCAACGCTTATTGTTTATTGATACCGGAAACCAGCGACTTCAAATGTGAATGTAAACCGGGATTTAACGGAACCGGAAAAGTTTGTATCGACGTTTGTGATGGTTACTGCGAAAACGATGGTCATTGTGTTAAAGACGTTCGAGGACTCCCCACTTGTAGATGCATCGGAAGTTTCACCGGAAAACATTGCGCCGAAAAATCCGAATTTGCCTACATCGCGGGTGGTATCGCAGCTTCAGTTatattaatcattttcatCGTGCTTTTAATATGGATGATTTGCGCGCGAGCGAATCGTAGGAGAGAaccaaagaaattattaacacCCGCAACTGACCAAAACGGATCGCAAGTTAATTTCTATTATGGAGCACCTCCATACGCCGAAAGTATAGCGCCTAGCCATCATTCGACTTATGCCCATTATTACGATGACGAAGAGGACGGTTGGGAAATGCCCAATTTTTACAACGAAACGTATATGAAAGAAAGTTTACATAATGGGATGAATGGGAAAATGAATAGTTTAGCCAGATCGAATGCGAGTATTTATGGTACTAAAGATGATTTATATGATCGATTGAAAAGGCATGCGTATCCAGGaaaaaaag atAAAAGTGATAGCGACAGCGAAGCTGGTCAATAA